The following proteins are co-located in the Hominilimicola fabiformis genome:
- a CDS encoding deoxyribonuclease IV translates to MLNIGCHLSAAKGYMNMGKEAKSIDANTFQFFTRNPRGGKAKAIDEQDVKSFLEFMKENNFSQILAHAPYTLNACSNKEETREFALNTMADDLRRMEYTPNQLYNFHPGSHVGQGVEIGIDFIVKQLNTVLTPDMTTTVLLETMAGKGTEIGRSFEELKEILDGVKLDNKMGVCMDTCHIYDGGYDIVNDLDGVLDEFDRIIGLDRLKAIHMNDSKNPFASHKDRHEKIGEGSIGFDTMVKIINHPKLQGIPILLETPNELDGYKKEIQMLRKSYTM, encoded by the coding sequence ATGTTAAATATAGGTTGTCACTTGTCAGCCGCAAAAGGCTATATGAATATGGGTAAAGAGGCAAAGAGCATTGACGCAAATACTTTTCAATTTTTCACGCGTAATCCACGCGGAGGTAAAGCGAAAGCTATTGACGAACAGGACGTAAAAAGTTTTCTCGAATTTATGAAAGAAAATAATTTTTCACAAATTCTCGCTCACGCACCGTATACGCTTAATGCGTGTTCCAATAAAGAAGAAACTCGCGAATTTGCCTTAAATACAATGGCTGACGATTTAAGACGTATGGAGTATACACCAAACCAGCTGTACAACTTCCACCCCGGCAGTCACGTCGGACAAGGCGTCGAAATCGGAATTGATTTTATTGTAAAACAGCTTAATACTGTACTTACACCCGATATGACAACAACTGTTTTGCTTGAAACAATGGCGGGTAAAGGTACTGAAATAGGTCGCAGTTTTGAAGAATTGAAAGAAATTCTTGACGGTGTTAAACTTGATAATAAAATGGGCGTGTGTATGGATACTTGCCATATTTACGACGGCGGATATGATATTGTCAATGACCTTGACGGTGTTCTTGATGAGTTCGACAGAATTATCGGTCTTGACAGATTAAAAGCAATTCATATGAACGACAGCAAAAATCCTTTTGCAAGCCATAAAGACAGACACGAAAAAATCGGTGAAGGCAGTATCGGTTTTGATACTATGGTTAAGATTATCAACCACCCTAAATTACAGGGTATTCCGATTTTGCTTGAAACTCCGAATGAACTTGACGGTTATAAAAAAGAAATTCAAATGCTTAGAAAATCATATACTATGTAA
- a CDS encoding zinc ribbon domain-containing protein produces MENQTENTNVTSENQQQFEPLHKSFCRECGTMISEKADICPNCGATQHRAKVIDDTPSAGLKVLSFFIPLVGLILFVVQSKDTPISAKEYGKWALIGFCTGIVLSIVWYFVVLASVSSMFKAFSF; encoded by the coding sequence ATGGAAAATCAAACAGAAAACACAAATGTAACATCTGAAAATCAGCAACAATTTGAACCGCTCCACAAATCATTTTGCAGAGAGTGCGGCACTATGATTAGTGAAAAGGCTGATATATGTCCAAACTGCGGTGCAACACAACACAGAGCCAAAGTAATAGACGATACACCGTCAGCAGGATTGAAAGTATTGTCGTTCTTTATCCCACTTGTCGGGCTGATTTTATTTGTTGTTCAAAGCAAAGACACTCCTATATCAGCTAAAGAATACGGCAAATGGGCTTTAATCGGTTTTTGTACTGGTATAGTTTTAAGTATAGTGTGGTACTTTGTAGTATTGGCATCTGTTTCAAGTATGTTCAAAGCATTTAGTTTTTAA